The Streptomyces rubradiris genomic sequence TGTTCATGAGTTCGGTCATGATCCGGATGAAGAACTCCGGGAGCTTGGGCTCGGCGTCCTCGGGAGCCAGGTCGACCACCTCGATCGGCCGCCCGGTCACCGCTGCGATCACCTCGATGTGCTCCTGCTGCGTCAGGGCCTGCGGCCCGGTCAGCCAGTACCCCTTCCCCTCGTGCCCGGCACCGGTCAGCGCGCAGACCGCCGCGTCGGCGATGTCGCGTTCGTGGATCGACGCGGTGGGGGCTTGCAGGAAGGGAATCCGCAGTACTTCCCCGGACCGGATCGCCGGCGCCAGGTGAAGCTGTTTCGTGGCGAAGGTGGTGGGACGCAGGAACGTCCAGGCGATCCCGGATTCCCGGAGCGCTTCCTCCACCGCGGAGTGCATCACCGCGCTGCGGCTGTGCCGGGTGGCGGGATCGACCACGGCGGCCGAGGACAGCAGCACGATGTGCTCCACCCCGGCAGCCCGCGCCGCACCGGCGAAATCGGCGACACGGTCCGCATGGGCGTACAGGAAGACCTTCTTGACGCCGTCGAGCGCCGCCGGCCAGGTCTCCGGCTCGTCCAGGTCGAGGCGGACCATCTCGACGCCATCCGGCGACTCGCCGGTGCGCGGCGTCCGGCTGGTCCCGCGGACCGGGACTCCGGCAGACAACAGCCCGGCCACCACATGGCTGCCGACATCGCCGTACGCACCAGTGACAAGAACGGACAAGACTCCTCCAGAGGATCGGCGGGTCGACGTTCGAACGAACGGCCATACAGTACTGAGAACCTGACGGAGAGCCACGGTACGCGGCTTTCGCCCGGCCGCGCAGACCCTCTGGGACGTCAACGGCGCATCACCGCCGCGTAGATGACGCACGGAGGAAGGCCGCCGGGCTCGATAAGCGCGGGCCCGCGGGCGGATCCGCGGCACCGAGCGCTCCTCACCGTCCTCACCGCAGACGCGGTGTCTGCTGCGCGGTGACGGCCGCGAGCCGCCGACGAAGGAGCGCCACGACCTGCTCGTTTTGGTCGGCCAGGTAGAAATGACCGCCGGGCAGTGTCACGACGTCGGTCGGCCCGGTCGTGTGCCCGGCCCAGGCGTGCGCCTCCTCCGGGCTCACCAGTGCGTCGCGGTCGCCGGTGAGTACGGTGACCGGGCAGTCCAGGACGGCGGACGGATCATGCCGGTAGGTCTCCACCGCACGGTAGTCGTTGCGGATGAGGGGGAGGGCCATCGCCCGGATCTCCGGGTCGTCGAGTGCCGTCGAACCGGGACCGCCGAGCCGGCGCAGGTGGGCGAGGACGTCACCGTCCGAGGACAGGTGGAACCGGTCGTCCCGGTACCGGGACGGCGCCCGGCGCCCGGAGACGAACAGGCGGGACGGTGCGGGCAGCCCGTCGGCGGCCAGCCGCAGGGCGACCTCGTACGCCAGCAGCGCCCCCATGCTGTGTCCGAACAGGGCGAGGGGCCGGTCGTCCACGAGCCGCACCGCGTCGGTGATCCGGTCGGCCAGTTCCGGGAGGTTGTCGATGCTCGGCTCGTGATGGCGGTCCTGCCGGCCCGGGTACTGCACGGCCAGTACGTCGACCTCGGGGGCCAGCGCTCGCGCGAGCGGGAAGAAGAAACTGGCCGATCCGCCCGCGTGCGGCAGGCAGACCAGGAGGGACATCGCGTCCCCGGCCGGGCTGAAGCGGCGCAGCCAGGCCCTCAGGTGCGCCGATGACTCCGGCATCGCGGGTGCCTCCCTAGCTTTGGTGTGTGGGATCGGGGCCGCACAGCTCCAGCAGCGCCCGGGCGGCCAGGCGGTAGCCGAACGCGCCGAGACCCACGACGACCCCGCTGGCCAGCGGGGCCAGGACCGATTCGTGGCGGAAGCGCTCACGGGCCCAGACGTTGCTCAGGTGCACCTCGATCCACGGCGCGGGATAGGCGGCGAGCGCGTCGCGCAGGCTCCACCCGGCCATCATGAGCGCGCCGGGGTTGACGATCGCGCCGATGGTCGACCTGCGGTGCGCGTGCACCGCCTGGACCAGGCCTCCTTCGTGGTCGTCCTGGATCGCGACGACCTGCCAGCCGGCCTCGGCCACCTCGTCGGCGACGGATTTCGCGATGTCGTCGACGGTGTCGTAGCCGTAGATCTCCGGTTCGCGGTCTCCGAGTATTCCGAGGTTGGGCCCGTTGAGCAGGAGCACGGTGGTCACAGGGGGCAGTCTCCTTCGGCCTTCGGCGTATCGGCGTATCGGTGTTCGGTGTTCGGGGTGCGCGGTCGGGCGGAGGAGCCGGTCAGCAGACCGGTCCGCCGGCGACATGGATGATCTGGCCGGACACGAACGAGGCATGGTCGCTGGCCAGGAAGGCCACGACGTCGGCGATGTCCTCCGGCCGGCCGACCCGGCGCAGCGGGATCGTCGCCGCGGCCTGCGCCTGGTGTTCCTCGGCCGTCCGGCCGGCCTGCGCCGCCAGGGCCGCGGTCATCTCGGTGGCCACGTAGCCGGGCGCCACGGCGTTGACTGTGACGTTCAGCGGACCGAGTTCCAGGGCCAGCGTCTTGGTCAGGCCCTCGATTCCGGCTTTCGCCGCCGAATAGTTGGCCTGGCCGGGGTTGCCGACCGCAGCGATGCTCGACAGGTTCACCACGCGGCCCCAGCCGAGCTTGGCCATGTGCTCGGCGACCGCGTGCGTCATCAGGAATGTGCCGCGCAGGTTCACGTTGATGACCAGGTCCCAGTCGGCCGGTGAGAGGGAGAAGACCATGTTGTCCCGGGTGATGCCGGCGTTGTTGACCAGGATGCAGGGCGGCCCGAACCGGTCGACGACTTCGTCGACCGCCGTGCTGACCGCGTCGGCGTCGCTCACGTCGACCCCGATGGCCCCGGCGCGGCCGCCCGCCCGGACCAGGCCGGCGGCCGTGCTCTGCGCGGCCGTCACGTCCACGTCGAGGACGGCGACGTCGATGCCGTCCCCGACCAGCCTGCCGGCCACCGCGGCACCGATGCCCCGGGCCGATCCGGTGACGATGGCGACGCGGTTCACGCCGGCTCGGGCGTCAGCGTGACCGGCAGGGAGCTCATGCCGTGCAGGATGCTGGAGTAGATCCACCGCTCCGGCCCGGTCTGTTCCGCGCACGACACGAGCGTGCGCAACGAGTCGAGGATTTCCTCCACTTCGATGCGTGCCAGCGTGTGCCCCAGGCAGAGGTGCGAGCCGAAGGCGAAGGTCAGGTGCTTGTTCGGCCTGCGGTCGAGGAGGAAGCGGTCCGGGTCGGCGAAGACCTCGGGGTCCCGGTTGGCCGAGGAGATCCAGACGCTGACGATGTCGCCCTTCTTGACCGGCTGGCCGTTCACCGTGGTGTCCCCGGACGCCGTGCGTCCGCCGTGCAGGGACGGCACGGTCCAGCGCAGCACCTCGTTGGCGGCGGTGTCGAGGCCGACGGTGCCCTCCTTGAGCGCCCGCCACTGGTCCGGCCACTCGATCAGTGCCTGCAGACCGCCGGAGATGGCATGCCGTCCGGTCTCGTCGCCGCCGATCATCAGCCCGTAGCAGTTGGACATCAGGTCGGCGTCGCTCAACGGCCCGCCCCCGATGCGGCAGTTGGCCAGCAGGCTGACCACGTCGTCGGCGTCACTGCCGCGCCGGGTGTGCGCCAGGTCGGCGAAGTAGAGCAGGATCTCGCTCTTGGCCTGCCAGCTCTCCTGCGGCGGGGCGTCCGCGTAGTCGGAACTCCACGCGTGCGAGGTGAGCCCGAGCAGATAGCGGCGATCCGCCTCGGGCACGTCCATCAGGCCACAGATCGCACCCAGCGGGACGTTCGCGGACACGTCGTGGACGAAATCGCACTCGCCTTTGTCGATCGCCGCCCGGATCAGGTCGTCGATGGTCCGCCGGATCGCCGTGCGGATGGTCTTGAGCCGGCGAGGGGAGAACGCCGCGTTGAGCACGTTGCGCAGCTGGGTGTGCTTGTCGCCGTCGGTCACCGCGAGCATCGAGCCGGACGCCGAGTCGCCGCCGGCCAGCAGGGTCGCCAGCGCGTTGCCGCCTTCGGTGGTGAAGTGTTCCTTGTCCCGGTAGACCGCCATCGCGTCGGCGTAGCGGGTGAAGACCCAGAAGCCGGGACGGTCCCCCCGCGCCGGATGCCAGTAGTGGGACCGCTCCTGCCGGAGCCGGCGCCACACCTCGGAGAGTTCGTTCTCGGCGTGCAGCACCGGGTCGGCGAGGTCGAGCGAATCCAGGAGCTCAGGGCTGACTACGGGGCGGGTCATCGGCGGCCTTCCACGTGAGGCGTCTGGGCGGGCGGGGACGGCAGCGAGGTGGCCACCGCGGCGAGGGCACCGATCGTGGGGTTTCCCACGATCTCCTTGGGGGAGAGGGCCAGACCCGCTTCGCGGGCGCGCCGGATCAGCGAGATGGCCAGCATGCTGTCGCCGCCGAGCGCGAAGAAGTCGCTGTCGGCGCCGACGTCCGTGGCGCCCAGCAGCTCCCCGACGATGGCGGCCAGCGCGCGTTCCGCCGGCGTGCGCAGGGCCGGCCGCGCCGCCGCGGGCGGGGGACTGTCCCGCTCGGCGACCGCGGGCAGCGCGGCCAGGTCCAGCTTGCCGTTCGGCGTCATGGGCAGGGCACTGACGAGGACGTACCCCGTCGGCGTCATGTGCTCCGGCAGCCGGCGTGCCGCGTGCTCCCGGAGCCGCTCGGGGGTGGGTGCCTCCCCGTCGGCGGGCACGACCCAGGCGATCAGCCGGGCCCGGCCGCCACGGTCCTCGCGTACGCCGGCCACCGCACGGGCGACCGCGGGCAGTTCCTCCAGCACCGCCGCCACCTCGCGCGGCTCGATCCGAAAGCCCCGCAGTTTGATCTGGTCGTCGGCCCGGCCGTGGAAGTCCAGGTTGCCGTCGGCGCGCCAGGAGGCGATGTCGCCGGTGCGGTACATCCGGCTGCCGGGCGGGCCGAACGGGTCCGCCACGAAGCGTACGGCTGTCAGGGCGGGCTGGTTGAGGTAACCCCGGGCGACGCCGGGGCCCGCGATGTAGAGCTCGCCGCGGAATCCGGGTGGCACCGGCTGCAGCCCGGGGCCGAGCACGTAGGCGCGGGCACCGGCGACGGGCCGTCCGATCGGAGGCCGGCCGTCTGCCGTGAGCGGCCCGCTCTGAGTGGCGCAGACGGTGACCTCGGTGGGCCCGTAGGCGTTGACCATCCGGCGGCCCTGCGACCAGCGCGCGGCCAGCTCGGCCGGGCACTCCTCGCCCGCGCTGATCAGGCCGCGGAGCCCGGGCAGTGCGCCGGCGGCGCCGTCCATGCTGGACAGTGCCACCGGCGGCAGGATGGCGTGGGTGATCCGGCGCTCGGTCAGAACCGCCGTCAGCGGTTCTCCGGCGAGGGGGCCCTGCGGCGGCACGACCACCGTCGCCCCCGAGGTGAACGCGCCCAACAGCTCGGCGACGAACGCGTCGAAGCTCGGTGAGGCGAACTGCAGGACCCGGGCGGTGCTGTCCAGTCCCAGGCCCTCGCGTTTGGCCGCGGCCAGGTTCGCCAGCCCGGCGTGGGTGACCACGACGCCCTTCGGCCGGCCGGTCGTGCCGGAGGTGTAGATGACGTACGCCGGATCGGCCACGTCGGGCGCGACCCGGGGAAACCCGCCCGCCGGCTCGCCGGCCTCCGGCCCGTCCAGGTGGACGCGCGGCCAGGGACGGGTCGAGGGCATGTCGGCCGACGCCGTCGTGCAGACCGCCACCGGGTCGCAGTCCTCCAGCATCGCCGTGATCCGCTCTGGCGGGTATCCCGGGTCGATGGGGACGAACGCCGCGCCGGTCCGGACGGTCGCCAGGAGCGCGGTGATCAGGTCCAGGGACCGCGGCAGCAGGAGGGCCACCATCCGGCCCGGCGCCGCACCCGCCTGCGCGATGGCCGCCGCGAGCCGGCCGGCACGGCGGTCGAGTTCGGCGTACGAGGTGGTGACGCCGGCCTCTTCCACGGCCGGCCGTCCGGCGTGTGCGTCCGCAGCGTCCTGCCACAGCCGGCCCAGGGTCGCGGCGGGCTGCTCCTGCCGGGAGGAGTTCCATTCCTGCAGCACCTGGCGGCGGGTGGCCGGGTCGAGGAGGTCCAGCGAGGCGACCGGCTGGCCGGGCGCCTCGCGAAATGCCCCGAGCAGGCGCAGGACCATCTCGAGGAGGCGTCCGGCGCAGTCCGCGCCGATCCGCCGCGGGTCGGTGACCAGGGTCAGGACGAGATCGCCCGCGTCGTGGCCCACCCTGAGCTCGGCCGTGAGCGGCCGGGCCGGGCCGGGCGGCGGGTCCCCGACACGGGTGAAGGTGAGCGCGGTGTCGAACAACGTGTCTGCCGCGGCGTCGAGTTCGGCCCGCCCCCGCGGTCCCAGCCGGGCGTGCCCGGCCGAGGCGGCCACGGCCTCCTCGACCCGGTGGAGGACGGCGCCGATCTCCTCGCCCGGCGCGACGGCCACCAGCAGCGGCCGGGGCCCGGCCCCGAAGACGACCGGCGAGCCGGCGCCCAGCAGGTGCAGCAGGACCGCCCAGACTCCGAGCAGCGTGTTCTTTGCGGACGGGAAATCCGGGATCCG encodes the following:
- a CDS encoding amino acid adenylation domain-containing protein, giving the protein MRGHDHYIRRILGRLDAHPAGVPFVLGNDPFPAERLARAIRTTAGWMRAAGVGPGTSVAVLTSPNTPSTLVYRYAVNLLGATAVHIRGVNAADPQDELGPRVQAEILAGLRPSVLAVDQDNLDRARELRAAAGSAFALAAPGPYGPDVLDMSRPLESPFDDATAERAEIAVVTFTSGSSGRPKGVCWPFDVKDDMASAAAGAQPAVCLITGTLTHSSGFSADDAIIAGGSVVLHHGFDAEAVLRAVERHRVTRLVLASAQVYALTEHHAFDDYDRSSLREVFYTGSPAAPERLAAAAKSLGPVLFQVYGTSETGMISLLTPQDHLDPDLRRTVGRPPANVRITIRDPRDHDRLLPPGVSGEICSSGRWAMSHYWNDPEQTARTVRDGWVRTGDIGRLDESGYLTLEGRLDGVLKGHGVRIHPEAIERVLLEHADVAQAAVFGIEDEDFLALVHAVVTPAPGCTPRPADLGAYVADALGDRHAPVDIEVRSELPLLGSAKPDRNLLREQALGARFWHASLGGVDGDSLLRDRLARPGDDTLGAPALQRRIPDFPSAKNTLLGVWAVLLHLLGAGSPVVFGAGPRPLLVAVAPGEEIGAVLHRVEEAVAASAGHARLGPRGRAELDAAADTLFDTALTFTRVGDPPPGPARPLTAELRVGHDAGDLVLTLVTDPRRIGADCAGRLLEMVLRLLGAFREAPGQPVASLDLLDPATRRQVLQEWNSSRQEQPAATLGRLWQDAADAHAGRPAVEEAGVTTSYAELDRRAGRLAAAIAQAGAAPGRMVALLLPRSLDLITALLATVRTGAAFVPIDPGYPPERITAMLEDCDPVAVCTTASADMPSTRPWPRVHLDGPEAGEPAGGFPRVAPDVADPAYVIYTSGTTGRPKGVVVTHAGLANLAAAKREGLGLDSTARVLQFASPSFDAFVAELLGAFTSGATVVVPPQGPLAGEPLTAVLTERRITHAILPPVALSSMDGAAGALPGLRGLISAGEECPAELAARWSQGRRMVNAYGPTEVTVCATQSGPLTADGRPPIGRPVAGARAYVLGPGLQPVPPGFRGELYIAGPGVARGYLNQPALTAVRFVADPFGPPGSRMYRTGDIASWRADGNLDFHGRADDQIKLRGFRIEPREVAAVLEELPAVARAVAGVREDRGGRARLIAWVVPADGEAPTPERLREHAARRLPEHMTPTGYVLVSALPMTPNGKLDLAALPAVAERDSPPPAAARPALRTPAERALAAIVGELLGATDVGADSDFFALGGDSMLAISLIRRAREAGLALSPKEIVGNPTIGALAAVATSLPSPPAQTPHVEGRR
- a CDS encoding thioesterase II family protein; translation: MPESSAHLRAWLRRFSPAGDAMSLLVCLPHAGGSASFFFPLARALAPEVDVLAVQYPGRQDRHHEPSIDNLPELADRITDAVRLVDDRPLALFGHSMGALLAYEVALRLAADGLPAPSRLFVSGRRAPSRYRDDRFHLSSDGDVLAHLRRLGGPGSTALDDPEIRAMALPLIRNDYRAVETYRHDPSAVLDCPVTVLTGDRDALVSPEEAHAWAGHTTGPTDVVTLPGGHFYLADQNEQVVALLRRRLAAVTAQQTPRLR
- the fabG gene encoding 3-oxoacyl-ACP reductase FabG — translated: MNRVAIVTGSARGIGAAVAGRLVGDGIDVAVLDVDVTAAQSTAAGLVRAGGRAGAIGVDVSDADAVSTAVDEVVDRFGPPCILVNNAGITRDNMVFSLSPADWDLVINVNLRGTFLMTHAVAEHMAKLGWGRVVNLSSIAAVGNPGQANYSAAKAGIEGLTKTLALELGPLNVTVNAVAPGYVATEMTAALAAQAGRTAEEHQAQAAATIPLRRVGRPEDIADVVAFLASDHASFVSGQIIHVAGGPVC
- a CDS encoding cytochrome P450 encodes the protein MTRPVVSPELLDSLDLADPVLHAENELSEVWRRLRQERSHYWHPARGDRPGFWVFTRYADAMAVYRDKEHFTTEGGNALATLLAGGDSASGSMLAVTDGDKHTQLRNVLNAAFSPRRLKTIRTAIRRTIDDLIRAAIDKGECDFVHDVSANVPLGAICGLMDVPEADRRYLLGLTSHAWSSDYADAPPQESWQAKSEILLYFADLAHTRRGSDADDVVSLLANCRIGGGPLSDADLMSNCYGLMIGGDETGRHAISGGLQALIEWPDQWRALKEGTVGLDTAANEVLRWTVPSLHGGRTASGDTTVNGQPVKKGDIVSVWISSANRDPEVFADPDRFLLDRRPNKHLTFAFGSHLCLGHTLARIEVEEILDSLRTLVSCAEQTGPERWIYSSILHGMSSLPVTLTPEPA
- a CDS encoding SDR family oxidoreductase, which codes for MSVLVTGAYGDVGSHVVAGLLSAGVPVRGTSRTPRTGESPDGVEMVRLDLDEPETWPAALDGVKKVFLYAHADRVADFAGAARAAGVEHIVLLSSAAVVDPATRHSRSAVMHSAVEEALRESGIAWTFLRPTTFATKQLHLAPAIRSGEVLRIPFLQAPTASIHERDIADAAVCALTGAGHEGKGYWLTGPQALTQQEHIEVIAAVTGRPIEVVDLAPEDAEPKLPEFFIRIMTELMN
- a CDS encoding type II 3-dehydroquinate dehydratase is translated as MTTVLLLNGPNLGILGDREPEIYGYDTVDDIAKSVADEVAEAGWQVVAIQDDHEGGLVQAVHAHRRSTIGAIVNPGALMMAGWSLRDALAAYPAPWIEVHLSNVWARERFRHESVLAPLASGVVVGLGAFGYRLAARALLELCGPDPTHQS